One Triticum urartu cultivar G1812 unplaced genomic scaffold, Tu2.1 TuUngrouped_contig_10419, whole genome shotgun sequence genomic region harbors:
- the LOC125526535 gene encoding uncharacterized protein LOC125526535 isoform X1, with the protein MVEGAMPAKSSNSYSGWLLGRADHDALRRRVIHGIHTTFQRSRWQVSALLHVHGDSASIVEHDLASRDLTLLGQLDKHYKHRCCQGWGFLSTPLNALATTSRSGW; encoded by the exons ATGGTGGAGGGGGCCATGCCTGCTAAGTCCTCCAATTC ATACTCAGGCTGGCTGCTGGGGCGAGCTGACCATGATGCTCTGCGAAGGCGAGTTATCCATGGAATTCACACAACATTCCAGCGTTCTCGTTGGCAGGTCTCTGCTCTTCTCCATGTCCACGGGGACAGTGCGTCCATCGTGGAGCATGACCTGGCAAGTCGCGACCTGACTCTGCTCGGCCAACTAGACAAGCACTATAAGCACAGATGCTGTCAAGGATGGGGATTTTTGTCAACGCCTTTGAATGCGTTAGCCACAACCTCAAGATCAG GCTGGTGA
- the LOC125526535 gene encoding uncharacterized protein LOC125526535 isoform X2, which translates to MDMMRDVHIHHYYLLKWIIQTANLFMVEGVMPSKSSNSCSGATWNDWVYDIGWQYNSHADDNYFFDEDSVVVCGMCSTRNSSLLESFICIYQSTAGEEAD; encoded by the exons ATGGACATGAT GCGTGATGTACACATCCATCACTACTATTTGCTCAAGTGGATCATCCAAACGGCCAACCTGTTCATGGTGGAGGGGGTGATGCCTTCTAAGTCCTCCAATTC ATGTTCAGGTGCAACCTGGAATGATTGGGTTTATGACATTGGGTGGCAGTATAATTCTCATGCTGACGACAATTATTTTTTTGACGAGGATTCAGTGGTTGTCTGTGGCATGTG TTCAACTAGGAACTCATCATTATTGGAGTCTTTCATCTGTATATACCAAAGCACGGCGGGAGAAGAAGCAG